GGGAAACAAAAATCGCATGGCGTAGGCCAGCCAGCTATATGCCGGATTGATTTAATTATTTTAATATTGTATTATTTAATAAATATATGCAACTGAATTGAATCCGCCAGCGTACTGTAATCCAATATTTCCACTCACCTATACGATGACGCTGTCCGGTTTTGAATTGAGGGGACGACCGAACTCAGGTTGCGGCGATGCCACCGCCTCGGTTCAGGCGGTTGAGTTCATATCCTCGCGATTCTAGCTCTGCTTCGCAGCGGATGAGGTGCGGCGGGAATTTGACTCGTCCGGACTGGATGCTTCGATGAGAAGAATCGCCGCGCGGTTCGAGTTTCATTCTGGCGTGGTACGCTCTCAGGAGCCGACTTAATGTTGCCCAACGACACAAATAGTACCCACCCCAATGCCCCTCGTGGGCCAAATGCGAGTCGCCGGTTTAACAGAAATTCGGTGCTGATCGGGGTAGGCGCGGGCCTACTCTTGGGCTTGGCCGCGGGCGCGGCGCTCAGTTTCCTCGCATTCAAAGCGAACATCCGGGGCAAGGAGGCCAGCAACAACGAGGCAGAAGCGAACGCGCGGGTCGAGGCGCTCTCCGTTGCTGCCGCGGAGTCGCAATCGCGCGCCGAAGAGGCGCTCAAGCGGATGGCAGAGCAGTCAGCGCGTGCCGACCGGCTGGGCTACGCGGACCAACTATCCCGAGCCCAGATCGCCTTTACAGAGGGTAACGTGGACCGGGCGCAGCAACGACTTGCAGAGTGCCCGCGGTCTTTGCGTGGTTGGGAGCACCGCCTCCTCTGGACGCGATTCGACGCCAAGCAGGTACTTCTGGGGCACACGGGGCCGATATCCGGCGCCTGTTTCAGCCCCGATGGCAAGCGCATCGTCAGTGCTAGCGAAGACCGAACCGCACGGGTGTGGGACGCACAGACGGGCCAAGAGATCTTCGTCCTCAAACATACCGATCAGGTGTCGTTTGCCTATTTCAGCCCCGATGGCAAGCGCATCATGACCGATGGGCACACAGTGGTGCGAGTGTGGGACGCGGAGAACGGGGTTGAACTTCTCTCACTCAAACACGCGAAATGGGTGCTGAGTGCGTGTTTCAGTCCCGACGGCAAGCGCATCGTCACTGGTAGCGTCGACAAGACGGTGCGGATGTGGGACACAGAAAAGGGGGTTGAGCTTCTCGCATTCAAGCACACAGACTCGGTGATGAGTGTGCGCTTTAGCCCTGACGGTAAACGACTTGTCCTCGGTGGGGGCCAAGCAGTGCGAGTGTGGGGCGTGGAGGAGAACAGGGAAATTCTTAGCCTCACAGGACACACGGGTTCGGTGCCCAGCGCGGAGTTCAGTCCCGACGGTACGCGCATTGTCAGTGCGAGCGACGACGGAACCGCGCGGGTGTGGGATGCGGAGAAAGGTCAGGAGCTTCTTACTCTCAAAGGGCATGCGGGCTGGGTGGGCCGTGTGCGATTCAGCCCCGACGGCCGGCGCGTCGTTACCTGCGGTCTGGACCAGACGGTGCGGGTATGGGATGCCGAAACGGGCCGTGAGTTTCTCACCCTCAAGGGGCACCAAAGTTCGGTGCGCGGTTTAGGTTTCAGCCCCGACGGCCGGCGCGTCGTCTCTGGCGCCGGCGACAATACGGTGCGGGTATGGGGTGCGGAGGAGAGCCCGGAGGTGGCCACACTCACGGGGCACACAGCTACAGTCTGGAGTGCGCGGTTCAGTCCCGATGGTGCGAGGATCGTCACCAGCAGCGACGACTCGACGGCGCGCGTATGGGACACTGAAAGCGGTCAAATGCTGCTCGCCCTCAAGGGGCACGAGGGCACCGTGTGCAACGCGAACTTCAGCTCCGACGGCCGGCGCATTATTACCGGCGGGATGGACGGTTTGGCTAGAGTGTGGGACGCGGAAAAGGGCCGGGAGCTGCTCGCCCTCAAGGGACACACAGGCTGGGTGACGGGGTTGGAGTTTAGCCCGGATGGCAAGCGCGTCGCCACTAGCGGCCACGATAGTACGGTACGGGTGTGGGACGCGGAGAACGGGCAGGAACTCCTTAACCTCAAGGGGCACACCCAATTCGTGGGTCAAGTGCACTTCAGCCCGGATGGCAAGCGCATTGTGTCTGGCGGTGCTGATCGGACGATCCGGATATGGGACGTTGAGACGGGCCGCGAACTCCTTACTCTCAAGGGGCACGGCCATTGGGTAGATAATGTGTGCTTCAGTTCGGACGGTAAACGCCTCATTTCCGGAAGTGGGGACCACACTGCACGGGTGTGGGACGCACAGACGGGTCAGGAACTCCTTGCCCTCAAACATACTGACGAAGTGCAGTGCGTGTCCGTCAGCCCAGATGGCACGCGCATCGTGACCTGTAGTTTGAGAGACGCCAAGGTACGGGTGTGGGACTCACAGACGGGCCAGGAACTCTTCGTTTTCAAAGCGCACGATGGGGTTTTGACCGGCGTGTCATTTAGTCGAGACGGCCGTCGCCTGGTTACCGCCAGTCGGGACAACACGGCGCGGGTGTGGTACGCGGCTAAAGGCCAGGACGCCCTCATTCTCAGGGGGCATCCAGGTCAGGTGTCGAGCGCGTGTTTCAGCCCGGACGGCAAGCGCATCGTCTCTGTCGGCTCTGACTTTACAGCCCGGGTGTGGGATCCGGAGACGGGCAAGGAGGTGCACGCGCTTCAGCACCTTGCGCCGTTGACCGGTGCGTACTTCAGCTCGGACGGCAAGCGCATCGTGACCGGCAGTTTGAACGATACCGCGGTGGTGTGGGACACGGACAGCGGCCGCGAGGTGCTCACCATCAAGCAAACCGGCGACGTCAACAGAGTGGGCTTCAGTTCCGACGGGAAACGCATTTTCATCTGGGATCCGCAGAATAAGGTACGGTCCTGGTCCGCGACTGATGGGCAACCGCTCGACCTCGTCGCCCCGCCCGCAATCCCCCCGCTTGGCCTGACGCACTCACCCGACGGCTTCCTCCGCGCCACACCTCAGAGCAACACGATCATCGTCACGGACACGCGCGTACCACCGAACGACAATACTTGGCGTCTGCCCGAGCCTGACTCGCGGAAGCGCTACCACACGGACCAAGCCGCTCGCGCCGAGCAGGAGAAAAAGTGGTTCGCGGCCGCGTTTCATCTGCGGCAGGTACTTCGAGACGATCCCGCGAACGCCGAGATGCGAACCCGACTGCGACAGGCGGAAAAGGAATTTGTGTCGGCGCCGAAGTGAGCACGTGTGAACCGTGTCGCTGATCGGAGACCGGACGAGGAAGGCGCGCGAGGGAAAGACACTCACGGTGCGCGGCACACTACGAGTCGTTCGCCACGAGGCGTATGCGGTCAACGGGGTTCACGTCCCGGCCTGGGACGACATCCGGTTCGAGGAGCGCTGATTTGCCCGCGACACCGAGCCACCCGCGGTGCCCGTGCCCGACCCAGCCAAAGAGGATACCGTATGGATCGCTCGACGCTCCGCTCGCTGACGACGGCCTGCTTGATCGCGCTGAGCTCCGCCGGGGTTGTGACCGCGGCCGACCCGTCACCGCAGAGTGCGGAGATGGCCGGCTACCTGCTCGTGCCGCACGGCCGAGTGGACGCGAAGTACAACGCCGGCTTCTCGATGTACGTGGCGGCGTGGCCGCTGCTGAAGAATTACCCCGGTCAGGACTTTCAGAGCGGGCTGTTCGGCACCTGGATGTTCTCACAATACGACGGAAAAAAGCCCGAGAAGATCTACTCCGACATTGAGGGCGGACTCGGCTGGTGGCGGGACACCCGCTTCGCCACCGAGACGCCGAAGTTCATCATGGGCGGGGTGGCGCTCGAGTTCAGCGAGTGGGCGAACGGCCCCGGTGCCGGCAAGGGCCGCGACTGGAAGAACCCCAAGGGCCACTACGCCATCGCTCAACTCAGCCCGTGGGTGCTGTGGCCACCGGACGGCTTGAACCTCAAGCCGGGCACGAATGGCGAACTGTTCGGGTACGGCTACCTGCCGCTGCCGCTGGCGCCGGCCAAGAAGACCACCGCTGGGAAGGACGTGCCGACCGGGAACCAGTGCTGGACCCTGTTTCTGAACACGGGCAACTTCAAGGGACCGGTCACGTTCTTCGTGCCGTACTTTTGGTCCAAGCCGACCGTCGAGCAGCCCGAACTGGGCGGGTTATTCCTCGACACGCGCCCGTCCGATCCGAACAAGGCCGTACAGATGGAGACGCAACACGTCCCGGCGTACATCGCCCGGGACGCGAATGGCACCAGTTACGCCCGCGTCGCACCCACCCAGTTCCCGGCCCGCGCCGGTAAGGACGCGCCCCTGATTCACCGCATCACGGCCTACAACAAGTCGGCGCTGTGGGACGGCGTGCAGGCGTGGTTCGCCGGCGGCAAGGAGGTGTCGGGCGCCATCGACCCGAATGGCGCAGCGGTTCAAACCTTCGAAAGCAAGGGCGGGGCGACCTGGCGGATTTACCCGCCGAACAAGGAGCGAGACAGCCGCGCGCAGGTGGCCTGGAGCTCGTTCGCCACGCCCACCGCACTCGACGAAACCACCTACGGGTACAAGTGGTCGGACGCTGTGACGAAGGGCGATGCGCTCGTCACCCTGCCCGAATACTACCGCCTTGAGAAGGACAAGAACGATAAGGAGCGGTGGGTGGTCGTGAGCGCGAAGGACGTACCGGTCGAAACTGGACTGACGAAAGTCGAATTCCCCCGTCGTCGCGCCGCCAAGCCGCAACCCTACGTCACGCCCGACGAGGCCGGCAGCAGTTGGAAGAAGCCGGGACCGGCGGCCGGGCCGTTCGAGGCGAAACTCGGCGACGGAAGCATGGTCACGTACTACTGGTACCGCTTCGCCGACCAGCCCGCGCTGCTGAATGCCGACCTGACCGAAGCCGAGCGGGAGGCGCTTCAGCGGCGCGTCGAGTTGCTGCACAAGAGCTGGACGAAGGACCGCGAGTACCTCCCGCCGCCGACCACCGGCAAGCTGGCCGACCTCGACCCGACCGTTCTCGTCACCCCACCAAAAGGCTTGGAAATCGGGTACGTGCCGATCGTCACGCGCCAGGCCAAAGCCGAGAAGAAGTGAGCCATGCGCGGTCTGTTCGCCGTCGCCACCCTGATCGCGTTGGCCGACACCGCGTCCGGCCAGAAGACGCCCGGCGTGAACCCGAAGCCGAACGACACGCACGCTGCTGAGTTTTGATTATTCGGGGAGCGAAACGCAAATGCGGATCAGTCGCGAGATCTTCGATGAGCAGCGTCGCCCTCGATTCGGGATGGCAAACCCCGAACGGATGCACCTCGCGTTCTGGGAGTGGATGATCCGTGGCGACGACGACCCGCTAACCGCTGAAGGGGGTGCGCTCGCCCAGCTCGGCCTAACGATGCGAGCCGGCGTGCTCAAGTCGGGGTACGGCCCATACCGCGCCCGCGACCTATTTCAGGTACCCCTCAACCGCGACGACGGGCCGATTTGGACCTTCGATCGCATGGGCCAGACCCGTACCGAGTTGCCCGACGGGCGCGTGATCTGTGTCGGTGGCGAGCACGAGGATTCCTACGATCCGGACTTCTGTATCTACAACGACGTGGTCGTGTTCGGTCCGGCCGACCAGATCGAGATTTACGGGTACCCGAAGCCGGTGTTCCCGCCGACCGACTTCCACACCGCGAGTCTCATCGGCGACCGCGTCATCATCATCGGGTGCCTCGGCTATCCGGACGACCGTCGCCCCGGTCGCACACCGGTTTATGCCCTCGACCTGTCGGACTACCGCGTCTCTGAAGTGTCGGTCACGGGCGCGGCTCCGGGGTGGGTCTTCAAGCACGAGGCCGAAGCTACTCCGGACGGGATCATCACTATCCGCGGCGGGACGATTATCGAGGAACGGGAGGGCAAGCGGGTGTACCGGCGGAACGTCGAGGAGTTCGCGCTGAATACCCGGTCCGGCGTGTGGCAGCGATTGACGAACCGGAACTGGTCGCAGTTCTCGGTTCGTCAGGAAGACCGGGGGCTATTCGTACTGGAGCGGTCTCCCAAGCGCGAGCAACTATTCCCCCACGCTGTCGAGTACACCACCGAGCCGTGCGAAGACTGGAGCGGCATCCGGTTCGTGGTCCAGGGGGTGCCCGTTTCGGTGACTGTCGGGGTCAGTGAAATCGACATTATCGTTGAGGGCGAGTTGCCGGGAGAGATGGCCGGCCAGATCGCCGAGGAGGTGCGGACAAACACAGAGGTGGCCATCCAACAGCGGTGCGTGTTGCAGAGGCTGTAGAGCGCCGCACCGAGCCACCCGTTGCGGCAGATTGTATGGCACGGAGCATTACGGTATGCGTCGCTTGTTCCGTTGCGCGGTTTGCTGGAGATCAGGTCGGCTGCTAAAAGCACGCTCGATGCCGACCGGCAATGTTTATCGTTGGGTGACGCGCTCGCTTGCTCCGGGTCGGTCATGCTGGGAGCGCCCCCAGGGGAAAATTGATGCTGACCGAATCGCAATGGCTGGAGTGGGATGACCCGGTGCCGATGGTGAGTTTTCTCCGGTCTCACGTGAACGACAGGAGGTTGCAGCTATTCGCTTGTGGCGTTTGTCGGAAACTCGCACCACTCATGGGGATCGTTGAGTACGAACTTGGGTTGGAGGCGGCAGAGCGTTATGCCAATGGTGAGCGAACAAAATCGGCCATGAAACGGTACCGACAAGTCCTGACCCATCACAGGATTTCACTGAGCGGCGGTGATTCGTCCGAGCAATACACGGCTTTGTTTCTGGCTACGGTGGCGATCAGTGAAAGGGATTTCCGCAGCTTCCCAACCTGCCTCACTGATCTTCTTAGGGTTCGGCAAAGTGACCAAGTTCGAAGCGCCATTTACCCCGCTGGACCAACCCTCCGCGAGATCTTCGGCAATCCGTTCCGCCCCGTGAGCTTCTCTCCTTCGTGGCGCACCTCCACTGCGGTCGCACTCGCTTCGCAGATGTACGAATCGCGCGACTTCAGCGCGATGCCGATACTGGCGGACGCGCTCCAGGACGCGGGCTGTGATAATTCCGACGTCCTCGATCACTGCCGCGGTAAGGGGCCGCACGTCCGCGGGTGCTGGGTCGTGGACCTGGTACTGGGGAAGGAGTAGCGGTCAAGTTGCGAGAATGATACGCTGCGAAGCCTTGTGCGACCGACACGAGGCGACTCGAACTGGACCCATGAAGAGGCACTGATGGCAACCGAACCCGAGCGCGCAGTACAAGCTCGTTCTTGGCGCCGCACCGCACGCGGCGTGTGCTACGGGATCGGCGCAACGGTCGGGGCCTGGTGTGTGTTGGTGGGGTTCCTCCAGATCACCCGATTCGGACCAGAAACGGCTGGTGCCGCCCTCTTCGCCGGAGGTGGCCTACTCTTCGTGCTCTTGGGAAATGGGTTCCGCGAAAGGTGAGATTCCCTCAAACCTAATCGCCGCGTGTGTCGATCTCCGACACGCACCAAATCTGGGGCACGGTGAAATCCTTAGAAATGAAGGATTTCAGGTTGTTAGATGACTCGAAAACTGGCACTTCTTGGACTTACTATTGCTAGAACGATATTGCAATTTGGTAGGAACTGGGAAACGCTAGAAATCCTAGGAATTCGATCCAAAAACCATCATCTTTTAGGGGTGGATCGAAGGAGCCGAATTCGACCGAGCGTTCGAGTGCAAGATCGCAAATCGGGCGAACCATAAAGTGCTTGAATTCCCAGGGGATGGTGCCAATTCGGACGCCAAAACAGGGCATTTCGGGCGAACCGTAAAGATCTTCTTTACGGTTGCCGTCGTGGGCAGTTGGCAGGAAACGACGCAGACATTTAGGGGGCTTTGGATCGCCTTAAAACCAAGGCGATCGGCCGT
This region of Gemmata massiliana genomic DNA includes:
- a CDS encoding WD40 repeat domain-containing protein, with product MLIGVGAGLLLGLAAGAALSFLAFKANIRGKEASNNEAEANARVEALSVAAAESQSRAEEALKRMAEQSARADRLGYADQLSRAQIAFTEGNVDRAQQRLAECPRSLRGWEHRLLWTRFDAKQVLLGHTGPISGACFSPDGKRIVSASEDRTARVWDAQTGQEIFVLKHTDQVSFAYFSPDGKRIMTDGHTVVRVWDAENGVELLSLKHAKWVLSACFSPDGKRIVTGSVDKTVRMWDTEKGVELLAFKHTDSVMSVRFSPDGKRLVLGGGQAVRVWGVEENREILSLTGHTGSVPSAEFSPDGTRIVSASDDGTARVWDAEKGQELLTLKGHAGWVGRVRFSPDGRRVVTCGLDQTVRVWDAETGREFLTLKGHQSSVRGLGFSPDGRRVVSGAGDNTVRVWGAEESPEVATLTGHTATVWSARFSPDGARIVTSSDDSTARVWDTESGQMLLALKGHEGTVCNANFSSDGRRIITGGMDGLARVWDAEKGRELLALKGHTGWVTGLEFSPDGKRVATSGHDSTVRVWDAENGQELLNLKGHTQFVGQVHFSPDGKRIVSGGADRTIRIWDVETGRELLTLKGHGHWVDNVCFSSDGKRLISGSGDHTARVWDAQTGQELLALKHTDEVQCVSVSPDGTRIVTCSLRDAKVRVWDSQTGQELFVFKAHDGVLTGVSFSRDGRRLVTASRDNTARVWYAAKGQDALILRGHPGQVSSACFSPDGKRIVSVGSDFTARVWDPETGKEVHALQHLAPLTGAYFSSDGKRIVTGSLNDTAVVWDTDSGREVLTIKQTGDVNRVGFSSDGKRIFIWDPQNKVRSWSATDGQPLDLVAPPAIPPLGLTHSPDGFLRATPQSNTIIVTDTRVPPNDNTWRLPEPDSRKRYHTDQAARAEQEKKWFAAAFHLRQVLRDDPANAEMRTRLRQAEKEFVSAPK